The segment GTTTTAGAAAGTAGATTTGAATTATTTTAGCTGTCAAAGTTATTTCAAATGGAGGGAACTTCAGGAGGTGTGGCATTCTGCTGCAGACAGTGACTGAGAGGTTTGGTTCTGCTCCTATCCTGCAAGCAGGCTGAAGTACCCACTATAACAGAACTTGTTACtcaaagaaaggaaattttcagaTAAGCACAGATACATTTCCTATTTGTCATAGAGTGCAGGATTAATTTTCAAGTCCGTCTGGCATAGCCATGTTAGGATAAACCCTATAAACAAGCATAACCTCATGGGATTAAGATTACATAAACAAGTAGTGCAAGTGTTTCTCCAATCACATTGAATGTGCCACTGAAAATTTTCTTCCCATCCACTTGTGATCTTTGGAAAACTAGAGTGGACTTGCTCCCCAAACCTCACTCCAAACCTGAAAAAGGATAGCAAGAGAGGGGAAAAATCCTCACTCCTTATATGCACTGTATGTTCCATACCAGGCTTCTCTTAAAGATCCTGCTGCAAAGAGTGGCCATCAGTACCCACCCCATTCCTCCCTGCTAGAAGACCCCGGTGAGACTTCAAATGGCAGTCGGGGCAGATCATTGATCCTCCTTGAAGACATTCAAATTGGAGTTGCACAGCACGGGGGAGAGGGTGACAattgtggtggtgtgtgtgtgggggggggtgtgaatGGGTGGATTCTTGTTGTGCAGGTTTATGTGGAAAGTGAACTTCCAGAGAACAGATAGGCATTTTTCTGCTCCACTATCTCTGTACTAAGCCATGCAAATTCTCATTTGTGTGAACTACATAAACTGGACATTGCAGAGTATGCAGATCTCAAACAGGGAGTTTCTATACACTTTACTTTGGGAATTATaccatttaatatttaaaaaaaaatccaaactgttttgacattttagACTGGAAAGTGTTAACATGGATTTATAGAATGTATGTTTTATAATGTTTTTTATACTGAAGTTGGGCTTGATCCATACCTATATTTGTGATACATAAGTTTTTGTGTCAATTTGCCTGTTTTAGAGGTGTCACTTCATACAATGTAtacatatttctgttttttttcacaGATCTTTTTGTGTGGATTTGGCTAAGGCAGAATTTTCATAGCCATTCTTCTGGCAAATATTGTCAATACTTAGCTCATATGAATGATCAGCTGTAGGTTTCTAAttattatattttgttttcatgtgattTGGTCTGGTCGTTGACTCCAGTTCAAGTTTCCTACCCATTTCTTTTCTTGTGTtacttaaaaatatattattattaataaatgtgTTCTAATTTTATATCCAGTATTACATTGTTGGAAATGCAATGCAGTCATATATCACATGCAATATTTTGTACTTGACCAATATACAGTGCAATATTTTGCAGTTAGTTTAGAGCATTTAATGACATTTAACATACATCTCAGTTAAATGATGGGCATATGAGAAGCTGTTGTTGGGGGGAGGAAGGCAGGGTTTGCTGGGACATAGTGCTTAGATTTTGCTATGCCTTGGTCAACAAGTCAGAGATGATGACACCTTCAATTTCACTGAGATGTGTGCCATATGTCATAAACTGCTGGATTTCTTTTCTCATTTTATATAAACAATTTGCATTAATTTATATTGTCTGAAATGCTGCAGTCTGAAAtaattacaataaataaaatatatttacaagatATTGTGCTAATTTATGTTATCTTTTATTTGGCATAACTATTAAATAATGATGATTATTCATACTATGTGTGCCACAGATTTTCCACCTTCAGCCTTGGCTCCTTCCATCAACTACCTTGCATATTATCAGTCCAGCTAATGACATTAAGGGAATTCAGCCATCTTTCTGATGATGGACTAAGGTTAAACCATTTTGCCTGGTTTGTTAGATGTCAGCAACCTTGATACAGTTGGTAAATTACTGATATAGTTCTCTGACAGACAAACTTCCATGGGTCTTTTCCTTCCCTTAGAAATATTCCAGCTGGCAGTAATGAGAATTTGCTGTTCTTTCCCAAGGGCATTTGTTTGTGGGTTTCCACAGGGTTTAGTCTTGTCACTGATCTTTTTCAATTTATGTGTGCAGCCACTATGGGCGATAGGAAGATGATATGGTGTGGAATCCCTCCAGTATTAGGATGATAATTAGAGCTGCATTTTCTTTATATCAAACCTGGATGATGCAGTTTCCCAGTGTCTCATGTAGGTGAAGAAGTGGATAGGAATTAGCTGGCACAGATGTTTGTAATCCAGATTAAATGGGAGCAATGTCTTTTTGCATCTGTAGTTAGAATCTATATAAACTTTACATGGTCCAAGTCTCAGTTATCTCAGATAGTGCCTCTTACTTTGTCTGTATTGGAAGCTGATCTGTATTGGGTTTCTCTTGCTACCTGTCCCTGGAGCTAAATTCTTCAGAGTCGGTAACAGAGTTTTCTCAGCAGTGAAATTTCTGGATCTCTGGagtacactctctctctccctccagggtTCAAGTTGCATGTAATGTAAGATTTAACTATTTAATTTAGCCTCTGAaggatattttgttttgttaaatagtGAGGATTTAGGATTGGTTTTATAGTAGAGCAATGTGAAGAGAGTGTTCACTAGTGGCCTCTGAATTCAaaagttgtttttattattttatgatcttttgtttttattagtGGAAGATGCCAGGTGGGTGCCaatgaaaaattcaaaataaataaaaaaagatgagTCTCTTCATTCATTTTAGTCTATTCATTGGTTTTAGGATAAAAAGGTCTCCAGAAAGTGTCACAAACCCACATAGCTTCCCTGAGTGATGAAATTTGCAATGGGTCTCCAATTTAGATGACAGTTACAGTATATTTAGTCACATGAAAGCAGATAACTCCCTATTGACTACATATATTAGGAGGCTTATATGGGGTTTTTTATTCTAGCAAATCTATAAAATCTTTTTTGTTCCTGAACTTTATTGATTTTATGCTAGATTCTGAGCTGTAGTATATAGATAATTACCGGTTAGAAACTGCCATTTGTGGTCACATTATGCCCCTTAGTCTTTATCTTGAAGCACAGGCAGACGTCAGTAGCCTTGCAAGGTTTCTTAGAAATCTGTTGAATTTCAAATTGCTTAGGCAAAAACTCAAGACTTCTAACAATTTGATGTATTTTTACTCAAAGTAGAatctatatttaaataaaaaattacagAATGTAAAATAAAGATGGCTGTAAGATAGTGCTTGCAAATTTAAATGAATGAACTGTTCTTTTATTTAGTTTTGAAGGACTGCTGATTGACTTGGTTCACTCTTCTAAAAGCTAATGTAGACCAATGTACATTCAATTCTTTGTTCATATGAAATACTGAGGTGGTCAATTAGAATATGAATTGTACTTTATATGCCTTTTCACAGACTAATGAGAAAACAGAGCATGTTTCTTTAGAATTTTTTATTTGCAATTGCCTACCATTGCCGTGGATTTCATTTCAAGACCACAAGGTCTGTGGATCTTTACATGCAAAAGTTTTGGAATGTCCAGTTGCactttcaggcctggtctacactaggcgtttatgtcgaagttagcgccgttacatcgaattaaccctgcacccgtccacactgcgatgctatttagttcgacatagaggtctctttaattcgacttctgtactcctccccgacgaggggagtagcgccaaattcgacatggccatgtcgaattaggctaggtgtggatggaaatcgacgctaatagctccgggagctatcccacagtgcaccactctgttgacgctctggacagcagtgcgagctcatatgctctgaccagccacacaggaaaagccccgggaaaatttgaattggaattccttttcctgtctggccagtttgaatctcatttcctgtctggacatcgtggcgagcacagcagcactggcaacgatgcagagctctccagcagtgatggccgtgcagtctgtgaatagaaagagggccccagcatggactgatcgggaagtcttggatctcatcgctgtgtggggcgatgagtccgtgctttccgagctgcgatccaaaagacggaatgcaaagatgtacgagaagatctctaaagacatggcagagagaggatacagccgggatgcaacgcagtgccgcgtgaaaatcaaggagctgagacaaggctaccagaagaccaaagaggcaaacggacactccggatcccatccccagacatcccgtttctacgaggcactgcattccatcctcggtgcggccgccaccactaccccaccagtgacggtggactctgaggatggggtagtgtccacggccggttcctcggacatgttaggggacgtggaagatgaggaaggagatgaggagggcgaggcagtcggcagcgctcacaacgctgatttccccgacagccaggatctcttcatcacccttacagagattcCCTACGAAGCGTcaccagccattaccccggacacagaatctggtgaaggatcagccagtaagtgttgtaaacatctaaacatttatttttaacaaaacaggaatattaacaatttaaagaatgggttgttcatgattagtgtgccctatgcgcttaacggtttagtcatgggcagtgcaagttttgaaaaaaaatctagcaatgtccggttttcagtgattgtcctgcacaagccgctctactgtttattccctgctactgcagctacagtaaaatgcggtctatatgtccggggatagagcagtagtcctcctgggatatctccacgaagctctcctggaggtaacttgaaagccgttccatgaggttcctggggagagcggccttattgggtcctccgaagtacgagacgttgctgcgccacgagactatcacgtactcgggaatcattgctctgcacagcagggcggcatacggccctggtctttggaggctttcccggagcattctctgtctgtcgctctcagagatcctcatcagggtgatgtcgcccatggtgacctgcttttaattaggtaggggaatgttagtgttgggactgctttcccgttccttgacagaactgtaaccgctggtttttagccacacggtggaggcaggagaggggcagccgaaagggatcgttcccggggacagccgcgagggggtgggacaggggcagagttcccgcttgccggattgctggctgcaggaactgacatagctttaaatgtgaaatgaggccagtggtaatctaaaagttttaaactgccacaagtgtacggcttaccatgtctgcctgcaacagaaattccgttgtgctgccccgcttctcaaatgtgctgtgcaagaccccaggcactgaatgcgaaggccgaaaattcgaccttgtgctgagtgcgcatgtgataggtgctgtgcatggtcttgttcacagagaaagactatgttctttgttcacaactacatttttctttctgaggaattcactccctttttcccatttccacagccccatctgcgactgtctcacaacctagcctggaatcacactcccagaggctagcgcggattaggcgtaggaagaggaggacacgggaggacatgttctctgagcttatggcctgttcccaagcccaggcagcacagcagacccagtggcgggagaacttgacccgaatgcaccaagccaacatggatcgggaggagaggtggcggcaggaagaccagcaggcgactcaaacgctgcttggactactgagggagcaaacggacacgctccggcgccttgtggatgttctgcagaaacggaggcaggaggacagagccccgctgcagtccatctataaccgccctcccctgccaccaagtcccatacccacctcacccaaagtgcaaagaaggagaggcggcagagtccctgctaactctcactccacccctgcagagagctctagtagcagaaggctctcgtttcccaaaatttgaacagttctttccttcccgcctgacacaagcccccgtccaagtttcacctcccaatgccatgtgtagttgataataaaaaatacgtttctgtaaactactgtttcaatcatgttcttttggaggaggatgggaaagggggttggtaattggacaggacagtcacctttggcagggtacatagtcgggggcaggcacagcagcagggcacatacacagtgcagtgatgcagtgactagttaccctggttagtctgggaggttgttttcatgttatgtggtggggggtgggttgctctgtgactttgtggcaggggagggcagttacagatcttaagcggcggtccttaggcaggatcacagagccacacagcaggggatctgtaaccatcctccccctgccacaaagtcacatagacccccctatacacacagtcccgatcaggaggggtgacaggctccgttgaaacaaccatcccaccgcagcggagcctgtcaatccttgagtttagaagctgcattcgcgtcactacactacacccgctccgcaccacagtctgcgtcccagttttaaaaaattcccgcgaaaacagtattaaagaaaatggtgtgctttaacaaagttgaactatttttatttcgcaacgtgtgttggaaggggggtgaagggggtatgtaactggataggatagtcaacattacctgggtaaagaaacgggggcaggtttagcttctcagtacacaaactttaaagtcacaggttaccctgctcactgaggaactttgctttcaaagcctcccggatgcacagcgcttcacgctggtctcttctaatcgcccggctgtctggctgtgagtaatcagcagccaggctattttcctcaacctcccaccccgccataaaggtctcccccttgctctcacagagattgtggagcacacagcaagctgctataacaatggggatattggtttcgctgagatcacagcaagtcagtaagcttctccatctccccttgagacggccaaaagcacactccaccaccattctgcacttgctcagccggtagttgaagagttctttttcagtgtccagggcgccagtatagggcttcatgagccagggcattagcgggtaggctgggtccccgaggatgactataggcatctccacatccccaacagttattttgtggtccgggaagtaaataccttgttgcagccgtctaaacagaccagagttcctgaaaacacgagcgtcatgaacctttcccggccatcccacgtagatgttggtaaaacgtcccctgtggtccaccagtgcttgcagcaccatggaaaagtagccctttcggttaatgtactgggtggcctggtggtccggtgccaggatagggatgtgagttccatctatggccccaccgcagtttg is part of the Chrysemys picta bellii isolate R12L10 chromosome 2, ASM1138683v2, whole genome shotgun sequence genome and harbors:
- the LOC135981517 gene encoding uncharacterized protein LOC135981517 yields the protein MQSSPAVMAVQSVNRKRAPAWTDREVLDLIAVWGDESVLSELRSKRRNAKMYEKISKDMAERGYSRDATQCRVKIKELRQGYQKTKEANGHSGSHPQTSRFYEALHSILGAAATTTPPVTVDSEDGVVSTAGSSDMLGDVEDEEGDEEGEAVGSAHNADFPDSQDLFITLTEIPYEASPAITPDTESGEGSATPSATVSQPSLESHSQRLARIRRRKRRTREDMFSELMACSQAQAAQQTQWRENLTRMHQANMDREERWRQEDQQATQTLLGLLREQTDTLRRLVDVLQKRRQEDRAPLQSIYNRPPLPPSPIPTSPKVQRRRGGRVPANSHSTPAESSSSRRLSFPKI